A genomic stretch from Onychostoma macrolepis isolate SWU-2019 chromosome 02, ASM1243209v1, whole genome shotgun sequence includes:
- the LOC131531243 gene encoding NACHT, LRR and PYD domains-containing protein 1 homolog isoform X1, with amino-acid sequence MADPHKHITQTSSPDDQPSDPTNERLKNIWKGQHFVGESRVKTLGPGRQIWTSGKVYDPSIFKGTPLSQVGMTGSQEIIRQYKLSIRQKYESEWSSLSGERKPLSALYNEPVIIQKNENGSFKNISVDRLLMSYGTMPVILQGDSGSGKSIIAQKIMFDWASETSRHFYLVFYLRCEELMCVSEEINLIELLSYSCSLTSDQITQMLQHSPEMVLFIIDGFDKLRLTQAIYNMSANTDPLQKASPEVILCGLVRRYLIPGSKLLVTTRTRNTLNKLQKGKPRFTEIMGFTEIMGFSEKKVEMYFQKFFSKEYDCVRANKALLTACSIPVICWIISEMFRIGADVTSGLETITSIYVDFVSTLLEHHCQGLSQSVSTLLQSLGQLAERGMLEQQVLFDEKSVNETVSDPAGNPFLCRFLSKRRIRQETMFTFMHHSLQEFFTALYYVLLDEEETQRKVRELLHTVERGWALSCWSDRDFSMADVEVMHAKQLQPVILFLCGFCEKEWIPSFTEKHNMAVSVNIETQLKEWINRYSQRYQNEHMLFILHCLYELHEKSFIRKVLEGLVLIDLSNTPLKMADCWVLKYCLQCCEHIRNLKLLVTSDNLKMLQPELSRCKELWLMMDHISDDVVGLVSAAAEGKILNNLNIKKLDNHGILRRLHPEISVSVRNGDITLSFCTSVFTSSVTELTVTSPRSIISTIDWVKSQSEQLLHSYEYLSSGQHSVELLTFLKSVSGLKKVYLQDSLLTETFASEILPFIQACPSLNDLSINVSNQIMLEDIQSMKTSLEKMGWTLTVWGKLVLIKPRMERFTEEKLKTKREKIGESSDSVSKAESTAYSFSKDVEVFTPELSGDEDNTMRFVCPHAGQFRCSLTSLVFVMEGEGEVLYRIVSWDPRLLDGLGQMQPAGPLYNIDCAAKSVSQLHLPHCVIFSEENKDGLAVAHFTGDNIEMIQPLKVTETYVMIDIRDLSCFGLWIKTKLGLHIDGQVLLFLRPVTVEQKQKILNVHLLPGNVPVSEVQRSHHNKSYIETSSKCRLFTDREYSLCCQPEDCEVQPMSEMFQLDNFGPNYHPTFEVFLDVDIGEVRLGVLDKTENGKEVWHRRRILLTAPSKGVEPPPHRRIPESEFVNTHKDKLIDRVSSAMEIADSLNSNKMITLEVWKEILAAETRQKKMRLLLDALESGGDDAKVEFCRLLKEKEPHLVNDLAPHL; translated from the exons agcacatcacacagacatcaagccCAGATGATCAACCAAGTGACCCTACAAATGAGAGACTCAAGAACATTTGGAAAGGTCAACACTTTGTAGGGGAATCTAGAGTAAAGACCCTCggaccag GACGGCAAATTTGGACATCTGGAAAAGTTTAT GATCCCTCAATATTTAAAGGGACTCCACTCAGCCAGGTTGGGATGACAG GATCTCAGGAGATTATACGTCAATATAAGCTGTCAATCAGACAGAAGTATGAGAGTGAGTGGAGCTCACTGTCTGGTGAACGAAAGCCATTGTCTGCCCTGTATAATGAACCAGTGATCattcagaaaaatgaaaatggcagCTTTAAGAACATCAGTGTGGACAGATTGTTGATGTCATATGGTACAATGCCTGTCATTCTCCAAGGCGACTCTGGCAGTGGCAAATCCATCATAGCACAGAAGATCATGTTTGACTGGGCATCTGAAACTTCTAGACATTTTTATCTAGTTTTCTATCTGAGATGTGAAGAGCTGATGTGTGTTTCTGAGGAGATTAATTTAATTGAGCTCTTGAGCTACAGCTGTAGTTTAACATCAGATCAGATCACACAGATGTTACAACATTCACCAGAGATGGTGCTTTTCATCATTGATGGATTTGATAAACTGAGACTTACACAGGCCATTTATAACATGTCAGCAAACACTGATCCACTTCAGAAAGCCTCACCTGAGGTTATTCTTTGTGGCCTTGTGAGGAGATATCTCATCCCTGGATCCAAACTGCTGGTCACCACCAGAACTAGGAACACATTGAACAAGCTGCAGAAAGGTAAACCACGTTTCACTGAAATCATGGGTTTCACTGAAATCATGGGTTTCTCTGAGAAGAAGGTGGAGATGTACTTCCAGAAGTTCTTCAGCAAAGAGTATGACTGTGTGAGAGCAAATAAAGCCCTCCTCACTGCCTGCTCCATTCCTGTTATCTGCTGGATCATCAGTGAGATGTTCAGAATTGGTGCAGATGTAACAAGCGGACTGGAAACCATCACCTCCATCTACGTTGACTTTGTGTCCACTCTACTAGAGCATCACTGCCAGGGTTTGAGTCAGTCTGTCTCAACCTTGCTACAGAGTCTGGGTCAGCTGGCAGAGAGAGGGATGCTGGAACAACAAGTGCTGTTTGATGAGAAAAGTGTGAATGAAACTGTTTCAGACCCTGCTGGCAACCCATTTCTGTGCAGGTTCCTCTCTAAGAGAAGAATCCGTCAGGAGACAATGTTCACTTTCATGCATCACAGCCTTCAGGAGTTCTTCACCGCTCTGTACTATGTTCTTCTGGATGAAGAAGAGACTCAGAGGAAAGTGAGGGAGCTGCTTCACACTGTAGAGAGAGGATGGGCTTTGTCCTGTTGGTCTGATAGAGACTTTTCAATGGCAGATGTAGAGGTAATGCATGCAAAACAGCTGCAGCCTGTGATTCTGTTTCTTTGTGGTTTCTGTGAGAAAGAATGGATCCCATCATTCACTGAAAAGCACAACATGGCTGTCTCTGTCAACATAGAAACTCAGCTTAAGGAATGGATCAATCGGTATTCACAGAGATATCAAAATGAACACATGCTGTTCATTCTCCATTGTCTCTATGAGCTTCATGAGAAGAGCTTCATTAGAAAAGTTTTGGAAGGTTTGGTTTTGATAGATCTGTCGAATACACCACTGAAAATGGCAGATTGTTGGGTGTTGAAGTACTGTTTACAGTGCTGTGAACACATCAGAAACCTGAAACTCCTTGTAACATCTGATAATCTGAAGATGCTCCAGCCAGAACTGTCCCGCTGTAAAGAGCTGTG GTTGATGATGGATCACATTTCAGATGATGTTGTTGGTTTGGTCTCAGCTGCTGCTGAAGGAAAGATTTTGAATAACCTCaa TATAAAGAAGCTTGACAACCATGGAATATTAAGGAGATTGCACCCAGAGATCTCTGTGTCAGTCAGAAATGGAGACATCAC GTTGTCTTTTTGCACATCAGTGTTCACATCATCAGTCACAGAATTAACTGTAACCTCTCCGCGCTCAATTATCTCCACCATCGACTGGGTGAAATCACAGAGCGAGCAGCTGTTGCACAGTTATGAATATTT AAGTTCTGGGCAACATTCTGTTGAACTGTTGACGTTCCTGAAATCAGTGTCTGGTTTGAAGAAAGTCTATCTGCAGGATTCACTTCTGACTGAAACATTTGCCTCTGAAATCCTGCCCTTCATTCAGGCCTGTCCCAGCTTGAATGATCTCAG TATAAATGTCAGCAATCAGATCATGTTGGAGGACATCCAGTCCATGAAGACTTCATTGGAGAAGATGGGTTGGACTCTGACCGT CTGGGGGAAATTAGTGTTGATCAAGCCACGCATGGAGAGATTTACAGAAGAGAAGCTGAAGACAAAGCGGGAAAAGA TAGGAGAGAGCTCAGATTCTGTGTCAAAAGCTGAATCAACAGCATACTCT TTCTCAAAAGATGTAGAAGTATTCACACCAGAATTGAGTGGGGATGAAGACAATACAATGAG GTTTGTGTGTCCACATGCTGGTCAGTTTCGTTGCAGTCTGACCAGTCTTGTGTTTGTGATGGAGGGTGAAGGAGAGGTGCTGTATAGAATTGTTTCATGGGATCCTCGTCTGTTAGATGGTTTGGGTCAGATGCAGCCTGCAGGACCCTTGTACAACATTGACTGTGCTGCAAAATCAGTCTCACAACTGCACCTTCCTCACTGTGTGATATTCTCTG AGGAAAATAAGGACGGTTTGGCTGTAGCACATTTCACTGGTGATAATATAGAAATGATCCAGCCACTCAAAGTGACAGAAACTTATGTGATGATTGACATTAGAGACCTCAGTTGTTTTGGACTCTGGATTAAAACAAAACTTGGCTTACACATTGATGGCCAGGTTTTGCTCTTTCTTCGACCTGTaactgttgaacagaaacagaaaatactTAATGTCCACTTGCTTCCAGGGAATGTTCCAGTATCAGAG GTCCAGCGTTCTCACCACAATAAATCATACATAGAGACAAGTTCAAAATGTCGTCTTTTTACTGACAGAGAATACAGTCTGTGTTGTCAGCCAGAGGACTGTGAAGTGCAACCAATg AGTGAGATGTTTCAGCTTGATAATTTTGGCCCAAACTATCATCCCACATTTGAAGTATTTCTGGATGTCGACATTGGGGAGGTCAGACTGGGTGTTTTggacaaaactgaaaatgggaAAGAAGTATGGCACAGACGGCGAATCCTTCTTACAG cacCAAGTAAAGGTGTAGAACCTCCTCCGCACAGAAGGATCCCAG AAAGTGAAtttgtgaacacacacaaagataAACTTATTGATAGAGTTTCATCAGCGATGGAAAttgctgacagtctgaacagcaaTAAAATGATTACTCTTGAAGTGTGGAAGGAGATTCTTGCTGCAGAAACACGACAGAAAAAAATGAGACTCTTGTTGGATGCTCTTGAGTCTGGAGGAGATGATGCAAAAGTAGAATTCTGCAGACTGCTGAAGGAGAAAGAACCTCATCTAGTAAATGATCTGGCACCTCACTTATAA
- the LOC131531243 gene encoding NACHT, LRR and PYD domains-containing protein 1 homolog isoform X2, which translates to MADPHKHITQTSSPDDQPSDPTNERLKNIWKGQHFVGESRVKTLGPGRQIWTSGKVYDPSIFKGTPLSQVGMTGSQEIIRQYKLSIRQKYESEWSSLSGERKPLSALYNEPVIIQKNENGSFKNISVDRLLMSYGTMPVILQGDSGSGKSIIAQKIMFDWASETSRHFYLVFYLRCEELMCVSEEINLIELLSYSCSLTSDQITQMLQHSPEMVLFIIDGFDKLRLTQAIYNMSANTDPLQKASPEVILCGLVRRYLIPGSKLLVTTRTRNTLNKLQKGKPRFTEIMGFTEIMGFSEKKVEMYFQKFFSKEYDCVRANKALLTACSIPVICWIISEMFRIGADVTSGLETITSIYVDFVSTLLEHHCQGLSQSVSTLLQSLGQLAERGMLEQQVLFDEKSVNETVSDPAGNPFLCRFLSKRRIRQETMFTFMHHSLQEFFTALYYVLLDEEETQRKVRELLHTVERGWALSCWSDRDFSMADVEVMHAKQLQPVILFLCGFCEKEWIPSFTEKHNMAVSVNIETQLKEWINRYSQRYQNEHMLFILHCLYELHEKSFIRKVLEGLVLIDLSNTPLKMADCWVLKYCLQCCEHIRNLKLLVTSDNLKMLQPELSRCKELWLMMDHISDDVVGLVSAAAEGKILNNLNIKKLDNHGILRRLHPEISVSVRNGDITLSFCTSVFTSSVTELTVTSPRSIISTIDWVKSQSEQLLHSYEYLSSGQHSVELLTFLKSVSGLKKVYLQDSLLTETFASEILPFIQACPSLNDLSINVSNQIMLEDIQSMKTSLEKMGWTLTVWGKLVLIKPRMERFTEEKLKTKREKRESSDSVSKAESTAYSFSKDVEVFTPELSGDEDNTMRFVCPHAGQFRCSLTSLVFVMEGEGEVLYRIVSWDPRLLDGLGQMQPAGPLYNIDCAAKSVSQLHLPHCVIFSEENKDGLAVAHFTGDNIEMIQPLKVTETYVMIDIRDLSCFGLWIKTKLGLHIDGQVLLFLRPVTVEQKQKILNVHLLPGNVPVSEVQRSHHNKSYIETSSKCRLFTDREYSLCCQPEDCEVQPMSEMFQLDNFGPNYHPTFEVFLDVDIGEVRLGVLDKTENGKEVWHRRRILLTAPSKGVEPPPHRRIPESEFVNTHKDKLIDRVSSAMEIADSLNSNKMITLEVWKEILAAETRQKKMRLLLDALESGGDDAKVEFCRLLKEKEPHLVNDLAPHL; encoded by the exons agcacatcacacagacatcaagccCAGATGATCAACCAAGTGACCCTACAAATGAGAGACTCAAGAACATTTGGAAAGGTCAACACTTTGTAGGGGAATCTAGAGTAAAGACCCTCggaccag GACGGCAAATTTGGACATCTGGAAAAGTTTAT GATCCCTCAATATTTAAAGGGACTCCACTCAGCCAGGTTGGGATGACAG GATCTCAGGAGATTATACGTCAATATAAGCTGTCAATCAGACAGAAGTATGAGAGTGAGTGGAGCTCACTGTCTGGTGAACGAAAGCCATTGTCTGCCCTGTATAATGAACCAGTGATCattcagaaaaatgaaaatggcagCTTTAAGAACATCAGTGTGGACAGATTGTTGATGTCATATGGTACAATGCCTGTCATTCTCCAAGGCGACTCTGGCAGTGGCAAATCCATCATAGCACAGAAGATCATGTTTGACTGGGCATCTGAAACTTCTAGACATTTTTATCTAGTTTTCTATCTGAGATGTGAAGAGCTGATGTGTGTTTCTGAGGAGATTAATTTAATTGAGCTCTTGAGCTACAGCTGTAGTTTAACATCAGATCAGATCACACAGATGTTACAACATTCACCAGAGATGGTGCTTTTCATCATTGATGGATTTGATAAACTGAGACTTACACAGGCCATTTATAACATGTCAGCAAACACTGATCCACTTCAGAAAGCCTCACCTGAGGTTATTCTTTGTGGCCTTGTGAGGAGATATCTCATCCCTGGATCCAAACTGCTGGTCACCACCAGAACTAGGAACACATTGAACAAGCTGCAGAAAGGTAAACCACGTTTCACTGAAATCATGGGTTTCACTGAAATCATGGGTTTCTCTGAGAAGAAGGTGGAGATGTACTTCCAGAAGTTCTTCAGCAAAGAGTATGACTGTGTGAGAGCAAATAAAGCCCTCCTCACTGCCTGCTCCATTCCTGTTATCTGCTGGATCATCAGTGAGATGTTCAGAATTGGTGCAGATGTAACAAGCGGACTGGAAACCATCACCTCCATCTACGTTGACTTTGTGTCCACTCTACTAGAGCATCACTGCCAGGGTTTGAGTCAGTCTGTCTCAACCTTGCTACAGAGTCTGGGTCAGCTGGCAGAGAGAGGGATGCTGGAACAACAAGTGCTGTTTGATGAGAAAAGTGTGAATGAAACTGTTTCAGACCCTGCTGGCAACCCATTTCTGTGCAGGTTCCTCTCTAAGAGAAGAATCCGTCAGGAGACAATGTTCACTTTCATGCATCACAGCCTTCAGGAGTTCTTCACCGCTCTGTACTATGTTCTTCTGGATGAAGAAGAGACTCAGAGGAAAGTGAGGGAGCTGCTTCACACTGTAGAGAGAGGATGGGCTTTGTCCTGTTGGTCTGATAGAGACTTTTCAATGGCAGATGTAGAGGTAATGCATGCAAAACAGCTGCAGCCTGTGATTCTGTTTCTTTGTGGTTTCTGTGAGAAAGAATGGATCCCATCATTCACTGAAAAGCACAACATGGCTGTCTCTGTCAACATAGAAACTCAGCTTAAGGAATGGATCAATCGGTATTCACAGAGATATCAAAATGAACACATGCTGTTCATTCTCCATTGTCTCTATGAGCTTCATGAGAAGAGCTTCATTAGAAAAGTTTTGGAAGGTTTGGTTTTGATAGATCTGTCGAATACACCACTGAAAATGGCAGATTGTTGGGTGTTGAAGTACTGTTTACAGTGCTGTGAACACATCAGAAACCTGAAACTCCTTGTAACATCTGATAATCTGAAGATGCTCCAGCCAGAACTGTCCCGCTGTAAAGAGCTGTG GTTGATGATGGATCACATTTCAGATGATGTTGTTGGTTTGGTCTCAGCTGCTGCTGAAGGAAAGATTTTGAATAACCTCaa TATAAAGAAGCTTGACAACCATGGAATATTAAGGAGATTGCACCCAGAGATCTCTGTGTCAGTCAGAAATGGAGACATCAC GTTGTCTTTTTGCACATCAGTGTTCACATCATCAGTCACAGAATTAACTGTAACCTCTCCGCGCTCAATTATCTCCACCATCGACTGGGTGAAATCACAGAGCGAGCAGCTGTTGCACAGTTATGAATATTT AAGTTCTGGGCAACATTCTGTTGAACTGTTGACGTTCCTGAAATCAGTGTCTGGTTTGAAGAAAGTCTATCTGCAGGATTCACTTCTGACTGAAACATTTGCCTCTGAAATCCTGCCCTTCATTCAGGCCTGTCCCAGCTTGAATGATCTCAG TATAAATGTCAGCAATCAGATCATGTTGGAGGACATCCAGTCCATGAAGACTTCATTGGAGAAGATGGGTTGGACTCTGACCGT CTGGGGGAAATTAGTGTTGATCAAGCCACGCATGGAGAGATTTACAGAAGAGAAGCTGAAGACAAAGCGGGAAAAGA GAGAGAGCTCAGATTCTGTGTCAAAAGCTGAATCAACAGCATACTCT TTCTCAAAAGATGTAGAAGTATTCACACCAGAATTGAGTGGGGATGAAGACAATACAATGAG GTTTGTGTGTCCACATGCTGGTCAGTTTCGTTGCAGTCTGACCAGTCTTGTGTTTGTGATGGAGGGTGAAGGAGAGGTGCTGTATAGAATTGTTTCATGGGATCCTCGTCTGTTAGATGGTTTGGGTCAGATGCAGCCTGCAGGACCCTTGTACAACATTGACTGTGCTGCAAAATCAGTCTCACAACTGCACCTTCCTCACTGTGTGATATTCTCTG AGGAAAATAAGGACGGTTTGGCTGTAGCACATTTCACTGGTGATAATATAGAAATGATCCAGCCACTCAAAGTGACAGAAACTTATGTGATGATTGACATTAGAGACCTCAGTTGTTTTGGACTCTGGATTAAAACAAAACTTGGCTTACACATTGATGGCCAGGTTTTGCTCTTTCTTCGACCTGTaactgttgaacagaaacagaaaatactTAATGTCCACTTGCTTCCAGGGAATGTTCCAGTATCAGAG GTCCAGCGTTCTCACCACAATAAATCATACATAGAGACAAGTTCAAAATGTCGTCTTTTTACTGACAGAGAATACAGTCTGTGTTGTCAGCCAGAGGACTGTGAAGTGCAACCAATg AGTGAGATGTTTCAGCTTGATAATTTTGGCCCAAACTATCATCCCACATTTGAAGTATTTCTGGATGTCGACATTGGGGAGGTCAGACTGGGTGTTTTggacaaaactgaaaatgggaAAGAAGTATGGCACAGACGGCGAATCCTTCTTACAG cacCAAGTAAAGGTGTAGAACCTCCTCCGCACAGAAGGATCCCAG AAAGTGAAtttgtgaacacacacaaagataAACTTATTGATAGAGTTTCATCAGCGATGGAAAttgctgacagtctgaacagcaaTAAAATGATTACTCTTGAAGTGTGGAAGGAGATTCTTGCTGCAGAAACACGACAGAAAAAAATGAGACTCTTGTTGGATGCTCTTGAGTCTGGAGGAGATGATGCAAAAGTAGAATTCTGCAGACTGCTGAAGGAGAAAGAACCTCATCTAGTAAATGATCTGGCACCTCACTTATAA
- the LOC131528608 gene encoding NACHT, LRR and PYD domains-containing protein 1 homolog — protein MYDDFSRLSENTLRQYKLSIKQKYESEWTSLSALYNEPVIIQKNENGSFKNISVDRLLMSYGTMPVILQGDSGSGKSIIAQKIMFDWASETSRHLNVVFNLRCEELMCVSEEINLIELLSYSCSLTSDQISQMLQHSPEKMLFIIDGFDELRLTQAIFDMSGNTDPLQKAPPEVILCSLLWRYLIPKSNLLVTTRTKNTLNKLLKGLKCFTEIMGFSEKKVETYFQKFFSKEYDCVRANETLLTACSIPVICWIISEMFRVGADVTSGLETTTSIYVDFVSTLLEHHCKGLSQSVSTLLRSLGQLAERGMLEQQVLFDEKNVNKIISDPDGNPFLCRFLSKRRIRQETMFTFMYHSFQEFFTALYYVLLDEEESQRKVRELLHTVERGWALSCCSDRDFSMADVEVRQSKLLQPVILFLCGLCKKDWIPSFFEKHNMAVSVNTETQLKEWISTYSQRYQDELMLFILHCLYELHEKSFIRKVLEKLVLIDLSNSPLKITDCCALKYCLQCCEHIRNLKLLVTSDNLKMLQPELYQCEELWLTMDHISDDVVGLVSAVAKGKILNKLNIKEFENEVFGFCPEISVSVRDGDIMLSFGTSEFASSVTELTVTSPRSIISTIDWVKSQREQLLLSFGHLSSGQHEVELLTFLRSESGLKKVCLHDSLLTKTFASEILSFIQACPSLIELSINVSGHLKLEYTQSMKTSLEKMGWTLTVSNKLLLIKPCMERFTEEKLKTKQEECESERTLPQRESSDSVSYSSSRHSVE, from the exons ATGTATGAT GATTTCTCAAGATTATCAGAAAACACACTACGTCAATataagctgtcaatcaaacagaAATATGAGAGTGAGTGGACCTCATTGTCTGCCCTGTATAATGAACCGGTGATCattcagaaaaatgaaaatggcagCTTTAAGAACATCAGTGTGGACAGATTGTTGATGTCATATGGTACAATGCCTGTCATTCTCCAAGGCGACTCTGGCAGTGGCAAATCCATCATAGCACAGAAGATCATGTTTGACTGGGCATCTGAAACTTCTAGACATTTGAATGTAGTTTTCAATCTGAGATGTGAGGAGCTGATGTGTGTTTCTGAGGAGATTAACCTCATTGAGCTCTTGAGCTACAGCTGTAGTTTAACATCAGATCAGATCTCACAGATGTTACAACATTCACCAGAGAAGATGCTTTTCATCATTGATGGATTTGATGAGCTGAGACTTACACAGGCCATTTTTGACATGTCAGGAAACACTGATCCACTTCAAAAAGCCCCACCTGAGGTCATTCTATGTTCCCTGTTGTGGAGATACCTAATCCCTAAATCCAACCTGCTGGTCACCACCAGAACTAAGAACACATTGAACAAGCTGTTAAAAGGACTAAAGTGTTTCACTGAGATCATGGGTTTCTCTGAGAAGAAGGTGGAGACATATTTCCAGAAGTTCTTCAGCAAAGAGTATGACTGTGTGAGAGCAAATGAAACCCTCCTCACTGCCTGCTCCATTCCTGTTATCTGCTGGATCATCAGTGAGATGTTCAGAGTTGGTGCAGATGTAACAAGTGGATTAGAAACCACCACCTCCATCTATGTTGACTTTGTGTCCACTCTACTGGAGCATCACTGCAAGGGTTTGAGTCAGTCTGTCTCAACCTTGCTACGGAGTCTGGGTCAGCTGGCAGAGAGAGGGATGCTGGAACAACAAGTGCTGTTTGATGagaaaaatgtgaataaaatcaTTTCAGACCCTGATGGGAATCCATTCCTGTGTAGGTTCCTCTCTAAGAGAAGAATCCGTCAGGAGACAATGTTCACTTTCATGTATCATAGCTTTCAGGAGTTCTTCACTGCTCTGTACTATGTTCTTCTGGATGAAGAAGAGTCTCAGAGGAAAGTGAGGGAGCTGCTTCACACTGTAGAGAGAGGATGGGCTTTGTCCTGTTGTTCTGATAGAGACTTTTCAATGGCAGATGTAGAAGTAAGACAGTCAAAGCTGCTGCAGCCTGTGATTCTGTTCCTCTGTGGTCTTTGTAAAAAAGATTGGATCCCGTCGTTCTTTGAAAAGCACAACATGGCTGTCTCTGTCAACACAGAAACCCAGCTTAAGGAATGGATCAGTACATATTCACAGAGATATCAAGATGAACTCATGCTGTTCATTCTCCATTGTCTCTATGAGCTTCATGAGAAGAGCTTCATTAGAAAAGTCTTGGAAAAATTGGTTTTGATAGATCTGTCAAATTCACCACTGAAAATTACGGACTGTTGTGCACTGAAGTACTGTTTACAGTGCTGTGAACACATCAGAAACCTGAAACTCCTTGTAACATCTGATAATCTGAAGATGCTCCAGCCTGAACTGTACCAATGTGAAGAGCTGTG GTTGACGATGGATCACATTTCAGATGATGTTGTTGGTTTGGTCTCAGCTGTTGCTAAAGGAAAGATTTTGAACAAACTCaa TATAAAGGAGTTTGAAAATGAGGTGTTTGGATTCTGCCCAGAGATCTCTGTGTCAGTCAGAGATGGAGACATCAT GTTGTCTTTTGGCACATCAGAGTTCGCATCATCAGTCACAGAATTAACTGTAACCTCTCCGCGCTCAATTATCTCCACCATCGACTGGGTGAAATCACAGAGAGAGCAGCTATTGTTGAGTTTTGGACATTT AAGTTCTGGGCAACATGAAGTTGAACTGTTGACGTTCCTGCGATCAGAGTCTGGTTTGAAGAAAGTCTGTCTGCATGATTCACTTCTGACTAAAACATTTGCCTCTGAAATCCTGTCCTTCATTCAGGCCTGTCCCAGTTTGATTGAACTCAG taTAAATGTCAGCGGTCATTTAAAGTTGGAGTACACCCAGTCCATGAAGACATCATTGGAGAAGATGGGTTGGACTCTGACTGT CTCGAACAAATTATTGTTGATCAAGCCATGCATGGAGAGATTTACAGAAGAGAAGCTGAAGACAAAGCAAGAAGAGTGTGAGAGTGAAA GGACACTGCCACAGCGAGAGAGTTCAGATTCTGTGTCTTACTCATCATCAAGACACTCAGTGGAGTAG
- the si:ch211-195h23.3 gene encoding LOW QUALITY PROTEIN: uncharacterized protein si:ch211-195h23.3 (The sequence of the model RefSeq protein was modified relative to this genomic sequence to represent the inferred CDS: deleted 2 bases in 1 codon; substituted 1 base at 1 genomic stop codon), translated as MTKETDPVPGPSGAQCSVASTSQQQFKESSEDVEVFTPELRDDEDKLKNTYRFVCAHAGQFQCSLTNLVFVMEGEGEVLYRVDSXDPQLLDGLGQMQPAGPLYNIDCFNGSLSGLHFPHCEILSEKNKDILAVAHFTGGNVEIMKPLKVTESRVMIDIRDLSLFGLIRRIIFSFPVFVQVIIFVRPITMAQRENILDVHLLPWNVPLSKVQGQHKESTHIKTSSTCVLAPGSEYSLCCQPEVSTVQPETERFQCNFDCPNYHPTFEVFVNFNTKEIRLSILDRTGREVWFPRRIIIP; from the exons ATGACGAAAGAAACTGATCCTGTGCCTGGCCCTTCTGGTGCGCAgtgctctgtagcgtcgaccagtcagcaacagttcaaagag TCCTCAGAAGATGTAGAAGTGTTCACACCAGAATTGAGAGATGATGAAGACAAACTCAAGAATACATACAG GTTTGTGTGTGCACATGCTGGTCAGTTTCAGTGCAGTCTGACTAACCTTGTGTTTGTGATGGAGGGTGAAGGAGAGGTGCTGTATAGAGTTGACTCATAGGATCCTCAATTGTTAGATGGTTTGGGTCAGATGCAGCCTGCAGGACCCTTGTACAACATTGACTGTTTTAATGGTTCACTCTCAGGATTGCACTTTCCTCACTGTGAAATACTCTCtg agaaaaacaaagacATCTTGGCTGTAGCGCATTTCACTGGTGGTAATGTAGAAATAATGAAGCCTCTTAAAGTGACTGAAAGTCGTGTGATGATTGACATCAGAGATCTCTCCCTCTTCGGGCTCATAAGAAGGATTATC TTCTCCTTCCCCGTGTTTGTCCAAGTGATTATCTTTGTACGACCAATAACTATGGCACAAAGAGAAAACATACTGGATGTTCATTTGCTCCCGTGGAACGTTCCACTGTCAAAG GTCCAGGGCCAGCACAAAGAGAGTACACACATTAAAACCAGTTCAACATGCGTTCTCGCCCCAGGATCAGAATACAGTCTGTGTTGTCAACCAGAAGTATCTACAGTGCAGCCAGAG actgaGAGGTTTCAGTGTAATTTTGATTGTCCAAACTATCATCCGACCTTTGAAGTGTTTGTAAATTTCAACACTAAGGAGATCAGACTGAGTATTTTGGATAGAACAGGAAGGGAAGTATGGTTTCCACGACGAATCATCATCccatga